A region of Shewanella psychromarinicola DNA encodes the following proteins:
- a CDS encoding transposase: MPRPRRTQISVEDTPFYHCCSRVVRRAFLCGDDKFSGRNYDHRRGWVESLLCELIDVFSIDVAAFAVMSNHLHVVLRIDIETANHWTDREVLEQWHKLFKGDELTQKFVKGELVEAHDVLRLKHTIATYRSRLCDISWFMRCLNEPIARQANQEDNCTGRFWEGRFKSQALLDEVAVLACMAYVDLNPIRAKMADNPEQSDHTSIQLRIKAALKGEQPKNLLPFIGNERKNQPKGIAFSLQDYLELVDDTGRIIRDDKRGAINVSSAKLLTRLNIPQDHWLKLTTEFGKLFHGPVGTLQELTSYCEHLEKRRRHFASCCQHLKAG, encoded by the coding sequence ATGCCACGCCCTCGTAGAACTCAGATTAGTGTTGAAGACACGCCATTTTACCATTGCTGTAGCCGTGTGGTACGGCGCGCTTTCCTGTGTGGTGATGATAAATTTTCTGGTCGAAATTACGATCATCGACGTGGTTGGGTAGAATCACTATTATGTGAATTAATTGATGTTTTCTCTATTGATGTAGCCGCCTTTGCTGTGATGTCAAACCATCTACACGTGGTGTTACGTATCGATATCGAAACCGCAAATCATTGGACTGACAGAGAAGTACTTGAGCAGTGGCATAAGCTGTTTAAAGGTGATGAGCTAACCCAAAAGTTTGTTAAAGGTGAGTTAGTTGAAGCCCATGATGTGCTCAGGTTAAAACACACCATCGCGACTTATCGAAGCAGGTTGTGTGATATCTCCTGGTTCATGCGCTGTCTTAATGAGCCAATAGCAAGACAAGCAAATCAAGAAGATAACTGTACAGGGCGTTTCTGGGAGGGCAGGTTTAAATCTCAGGCCCTGCTTGATGAAGTAGCAGTATTGGCCTGCATGGCATATGTTGACCTCAATCCTATCAGAGCCAAGATGGCTGACAACCCAGAGCAATCAGACCATACCAGCATTCAATTGCGAATTAAGGCTGCTTTGAAAGGCGAACAACCCAAAAATTTACTGCCTTTCATTGGCAATGAACGTAAAAATCAACCTAAAGGCATTGCATTTTCACTACAAGATTATCTTGAACTGGTCGATGATACTGGACGTATTATTCGAGATGACAAGCGTGGCGCTATCAATGTTAGTAGTGCTAAGTTACTCACAAGATTGAATATCCCTCAGGATCATTGGCTCAAACTCACCACTGAGTTTGGAAAGCTATTTCACGGGCCAGTGGGTACACTTCAAGAACTCACTAGCTATTGTGAACATCTAGAAAAACGGCGACGACACTTTGCCAGTTGTTGCCAGCATTTAAAAGCTGGCTAA
- a CDS encoding YfaP family protein: protein MELTNKWQLSIVAIALSFVLTGCDSSSEDEVIQNIAPLISASAVVTAIEDSEYLYQLTVTDPDDANDGTNLTFTLTNPPDGMTINNTGLISWTPLEGVLTSGTVSVTVRDGGEDEAQQAVQDFDVIVTPVNDAPFVSAIAAQSIDSGSTFTYQLLVSDVDDTDTENDISFELVAGPTGLSISPSGLMSYTSSVLETISTDISVQVTDGGEDGVAPVQVSFNLNEKYFYTISGTTINYFNGEVIPDSVVSLSNGNLVVNTTTSDAEGLFTSKIQDIQLSDRLTLVADASDYSEAALSISRNELTQEHNLLLQPVHASISFDATQVSELAVDGNVLVTLPENSLVDLNGNLVSSAVVAELTVINPAIDIEMMPGDMLTTNSANEIVPIESFGAITVSFVDSAGNKLQLAPNKVAQIKIPVAGTNPPATIPLYYFDTTSGLWIEEGEALLFSVNDESFYQGNVSHFTTWNADMIYDTIIVNGCVEDEDGNLLNGARVISDGRDYLGRSLTFSIDDGTFSIPVKSHSTVLLGATIEFQSRTSIINTFEEDITLAECLVLSEALTKITLNWGEAPRDLDSHLYITDAEGNESHVYYANSEVTINETIIYLDVDDITSYGPEVISIPQFPVEGSYDYYVKNFSDSPDINPATTRVEFIFNNEQHIFSPPTDGITKWWHVAKIEKDADGQLLFAAINEWSEEPQSVTVQSSQRQQSVVPIKKIESIVKGMINSKYYDNHTK, encoded by the coding sequence ATGGAATTAACAAACAAGTGGCAACTATCTATCGTTGCTATAGCACTTTCTTTTGTATTAACTGGCTGTGACTCATCTTCCGAGGATGAGGTGATTCAAAACATTGCACCGTTAATATCTGCTAGCGCTGTTGTCACTGCAATTGAAGATAGTGAATACCTGTATCAGCTAACCGTTACCGATCCAGACGATGCCAATGACGGTACGAATTTAACATTCACATTAACCAATCCGCCAGATGGCATGACCATTAACAATACAGGTCTAATTTCATGGACGCCGCTTGAAGGTGTATTAACGTCTGGCACTGTGAGTGTCACAGTCCGTGATGGCGGTGAAGATGAAGCGCAACAAGCTGTACAGGATTTTGATGTCATAGTGACCCCTGTCAACGATGCACCTTTTGTGTCTGCTATCGCAGCGCAAAGTATTGATTCTGGATCAACATTTACTTACCAATTATTAGTCTCTGATGTAGACGATACTGATACTGAAAATGACATTAGCTTTGAGCTAGTCGCCGGACCAACGGGTTTATCGATTAGTCCTTCAGGCTTAATGAGTTATACATCTTCCGTATTAGAAACAATATCAACCGACATTTCTGTACAAGTTACTGACGGTGGTGAAGATGGCGTTGCTCCAGTTCAAGTTAGTTTCAATTTAAATGAAAAGTATTTTTATACTATTTCTGGCACCACAATTAACTATTTTAATGGCGAAGTTATCCCGGATAGTGTTGTGAGTTTGTCTAATGGCAACCTAGTTGTTAATACGACAACCTCTGATGCAGAAGGATTATTCACATCTAAAATTCAAGATATCCAATTAAGTGACCGATTGACTCTTGTTGCCGATGCATCGGATTATTCAGAAGCTGCGTTGAGCATTTCAAGAAATGAGTTAACCCAAGAGCACAATTTACTATTACAACCAGTCCATGCATCTATTAGTTTTGATGCGACTCAAGTCTCTGAGCTAGCTGTTGATGGTAATGTGCTTGTTACCTTACCTGAAAACAGCCTTGTCGACTTGAACGGTAACCTTGTGTCCTCTGCAGTTGTAGCTGAACTAACGGTCATTAACCCGGCTATTGATATTGAAATGATGCCAGGTGATATGCTCACAACAAACAGTGCTAACGAAATTGTGCCAATAGAATCATTTGGTGCTATTACAGTCAGTTTTGTTGATAGTGCAGGTAACAAGCTACAACTCGCTCCAAACAAAGTCGCGCAGATTAAAATACCTGTTGCAGGTACTAATCCCCCCGCGACGATACCGCTTTATTATTTCGACACCACGTCAGGTTTATGGATTGAAGAAGGTGAAGCACTATTATTTTCAGTCAACGATGAATCATTTTATCAAGGTAATGTTAGTCATTTCACTACTTGGAATGCTGATATGATTTACGACACCATTATAGTAAATGGTTGTGTGGAAGACGAAGATGGTAATTTATTAAATGGTGCTCGCGTTATTTCAGACGGACGTGATTACTTGGGGCGCTCACTCACATTCTCTATCGATGATGGCACATTTAGCATCCCGGTTAAGAGTCATTCTACCGTTTTACTTGGTGCAACAATCGAATTTCAAAGCCGTACATCTATTATTAACACTTTTGAAGAGGACATCACCTTAGCTGAGTGTTTAGTGCTATCTGAAGCGTTAACCAAAATAACCTTGAACTGGGGTGAAGCACCCCGAGATTTAGACTCACATCTCTATATCACTGATGCTGAAGGTAATGAAAGCCATGTGTATTATGCCAATTCAGAAGTCACTATTAATGAAACCATCATCTATTTAGATGTTGATGATATAACAAGTTATGGGCCTGAAGTGATTTCTATTCCTCAATTTCCTGTTGAAGGTAGTTACGATTATTACGTAAAGAATTTTTCTGACTCACCAGACATTAACCCAGCGACAACACGCGTTGAATTTATATTTAATAATGAACAACATATATTTAGCCCTCCAACAGATGGTATTACAAAATGGTGGCATGTAGCTAAAATTGAAAAAGATGCTGATGGTCAGTTATTGTTCGCTGCCATCAATGAATGGAGCGAAGAACCGCAGTCGGTGACTGTGCAATCATCACAAAGACAGCAATCAGTTGTTCCAATCAAAAAAATTGAATCAATTGTTAAAGGCATGATTAATAGCAAGTATTACGATAATCATACCAAGTAA
- a CDS encoding universal stress protein, producing the protein MYPYEHILAVTETPNLLNSSFHKAVILASRSRAKLTLLTVKLTQTSLLKRLLERSCVIEPKSKRTLTTKGLEQVLKYPSKQISCQSSTIYRAVLNQLKQEHYDLVVLPHKRYHSIISELISADEWHLLRETLVPVMFVNSSQWQTQGHVLTALDINHTQDCHQAFNHHIIHESKGIADSINNDLHFINCFLADNYSIAFETEDRAHAHSMLSQQANQQSILNHAVADLLSEKYHCHIAHGLPEDAIPIKAHQLDVNMVIMGAAEHTGLIHSIKGHIPELLINQLPCDILAVKPPTSELR; encoded by the coding sequence ATGTACCCATATGAGCACATATTAGCTGTTACAGAAACACCAAACCTACTGAATAGCTCATTTCACAAAGCCGTTATCTTAGCCAGTAGATCACGCGCAAAACTCACATTGCTAACCGTAAAGCTTACCCAAACTAGCCTGTTGAAACGTCTATTAGAAAGAAGCTGTGTAATTGAACCTAAGTCAAAACGAACATTGACAACCAAAGGATTAGAGCAAGTTCTCAAATACCCAAGCAAACAAATCAGTTGCCAATCGAGCACCATTTATCGCGCAGTGCTAAATCAACTAAAACAAGAACATTATGATCTTGTGGTATTGCCTCATAAACGTTATCACTCCATTATTTCTGAGTTAATTTCTGCTGACGAATGGCACTTATTAAGAGAAACCTTGGTACCCGTAATGTTTGTTAATAGCAGTCAATGGCAGACCCAAGGGCACGTGCTGACCGCCTTAGACATTAATCACACTCAAGATTGCCATCAAGCTTTTAATCATCACATTATTCATGAATCTAAAGGTATAGCAGACAGCATCAATAATGATTTACACTTCATTAATTGTTTTTTGGCTGACAATTACAGTATAGCCTTTGAAACCGAAGATAGGGCCCATGCTCATTCAATGTTGTCACAACAAGCAAACCAGCAAAGCATTCTTAATCACGCAGTGGCAGATTTACTGTCTGAAAAATATCACTGTCACATAGCTCATGGCTTACCTGAAGATGCTATTCCCATCAAGGCCCATCAACTCGATGTGAATATGGTCATCATGGGAGCGGCCGAGCACACAGGGTTAATCCACTCAATTAAAGGCCATATTCCTGAACTGCTGATTAATCAACTCCCCTGCGACATACTCGCCGTTAAACCGCCCACAAGTGAGCTTAGATAA
- a CDS encoding YecH family metal-binding protein produces MSGSVHGHQVMQLMLTHGSALTKQELKTLMHTNFGADTRYHTCSAAEMDAEMLIEFLEGKGKFIPSEGGITTAADKICNH; encoded by the coding sequence ATGTCTGGATCAGTACACGGCCATCAAGTTATGCAATTGATGCTAACCCATGGCTCTGCGTTAACAAAGCAAGAGCTTAAAACGTTAATGCATACTAACTTTGGTGCTGATACTCGTTATCATACCTGCTCTGCAGCGGAGATGGACGCTGAGATGCTTATTGAGTTTTTAGAAGGCAAAGGTAAGTTCATCCCTAGTGAAGGTGGTATTACAACAGCAGCAGATAAAATTTGTAATCACTAA
- a CDS encoding STAS/SEC14 domain-containing protein gives MLQFIPVFDANIIAVRASGQLTDADYQNFLPQLETQIKRLGKISLLFEFDNFSGWDLDAAIDDVKFGMKHLSDFDRIAMVGDKSWEHWMALIAKPFLISSEVRYFNRENLQQAWDWLREKQEFEKAVEQLHPYKNIVVAVDFSLYSKHACKRAIELANYYQASLTLLNVVPEVLAYTLYGDPVGYNVVDLDIIKDQNKKAIDAAQFQMKAFVNDLDTDFPIETKVICGEINYGVVSFLEAQDVDLAIFGAKKKKGINKLLGSVAHYVQNHSRCEILIVPVQAPVF, from the coding sequence ATGTTGCAATTTATCCCTGTATTTGATGCTAATATCATTGCTGTACGAGCTTCAGGACAATTAACTGATGCAGATTATCAGAATTTTTTACCTCAACTTGAAACGCAAATTAAACGATTAGGCAAAATCTCATTACTTTTTGAGTTTGATAATTTTTCCGGCTGGGATTTAGATGCCGCCATAGATGATGTTAAGTTTGGTATGAAACATCTTAGTGATTTTGATCGCATTGCGATGGTTGGCGATAAGTCTTGGGAACATTGGATGGCGTTAATCGCGAAGCCTTTTTTAATATCTAGTGAAGTGCGTTATTTTAACAGAGAAAATCTGCAACAAGCATGGGACTGGTTACGTGAAAAACAAGAGTTTGAAAAGGCGGTGGAACAATTACACCCCTATAAAAATATCGTGGTTGCGGTGGATTTTTCCTTGTATTCAAAGCATGCATGCAAACGCGCAATAGAATTAGCTAACTACTATCAAGCTTCGTTAACATTACTCAATGTTGTTCCAGAAGTACTCGCTTATACACTCTATGGCGATCCAGTGGGCTACAACGTTGTTGATCTAGATATCATCAAAGATCAAAACAAAAAAGCTATTGATGCTGCTCAGTTTCAGATGAAAGCGTTTGTAAACGATTTGGATACCGATTTTCCCATAGAGACCAAAGTAATTTGTGGTGAGATAAATTATGGCGTTGTGTCTTTTTTGGAAGCACAAGATGTTGATTTAGCCATTTTTGGGGCAAAAAAGAAAAAAGGCATAAACAAGTTATTGGGCTCAGTGGCGCATTATGTTCAAAATCATAGTCGTTGTGAAATATTAATCGTTCCGGTTCAAGCTCCTGTGTTCTAA
- the dld gene encoding D-lactate dehydrogenase, with translation MPHPQLLQQLQDVVGQNQIIINKQKSRRFRFGWRTGGGDALAVLKPQSLLVLYKALQVCVNHKVIIIMQAANTGLTEGSTPSGDDYDRPIIIINTLAMDQVSLLEQGQQVLSFPGATLFSLETLLKPIKRTPHSVIGSSCLGASVVGGIANNSGGALVKRGPAYTEMALFARVDEQGELQLVNHLGIELGETPEEILTNLMTGNFAKENLAPSDAQRSDTEYQHRVRQVDENSPSRYNADPRRLFEASGCAGKLAVFAVRLDTFAVAEQEQTFYVGTNDPLVLGRLRREILQQYKHLPEVGEYLHKDIFDISAQYGKDTFLSVKHLGTDRLPKLFALKGRIDAVCKSLPFVSSHLSDWLMQLASRFFPQHLPPRILQYRAKYDHHLILKMSEQGIAEARTHLTGFFAEQEGDFFECDAQETQAAVLNRFAAAGAAMRYHTLYQKDVGDLLSLDIALRRDDIDWLEQLPEALEQQLEMKLYYGHFFCHVFHQDYILKKGADPKEVKKSMLELLNKRGVKYPAEHNVGHLYEAEQTLKDFYLTLDPTNTFNPGIGKTEKNQRNCSCQH, from the coding sequence ATGCCCCATCCGCAGTTACTGCAACAACTTCAAGACGTTGTAGGTCAAAATCAAATCATTATAAATAAGCAAAAATCACGCCGATTTCGCTTTGGTTGGCGAACTGGCGGCGGTGATGCGCTTGCGGTGCTCAAACCGCAGTCTCTGCTGGTGTTATATAAGGCCTTGCAAGTGTGTGTTAACCACAAAGTTATTATTATTATGCAAGCGGCTAATACAGGGTTAACAGAGGGCTCCACACCCAGTGGTGATGATTATGACCGACCTATTATTATCATCAATACGTTGGCAATGGATCAAGTTTCTTTATTGGAACAAGGTCAACAGGTTTTAAGTTTTCCAGGGGCAACCTTGTTCAGCCTAGAGACGTTGCTAAAACCAATTAAGCGTACGCCTCATTCGGTGATTGGTTCTTCGTGTTTAGGAGCATCCGTGGTCGGTGGCATAGCCAATAATTCGGGCGGCGCGTTAGTCAAACGAGGTCCAGCGTATACTGAGATGGCGTTGTTTGCGCGGGTTGATGAACAGGGTGAACTACAACTGGTTAATCATTTAGGTATTGAGCTGGGTGAGACTCCTGAAGAGATATTAACCAATTTGATGACGGGTAATTTTGCTAAGGAAAACTTGGCGCCAAGCGATGCTCAGCGTTCAGATACAGAATATCAGCACCGTGTCCGTCAGGTAGATGAAAACAGCCCTAGCCGCTACAACGCCGATCCAAGGCGTTTATTTGAAGCCAGTGGCTGCGCAGGCAAGTTAGCTGTTTTTGCGGTCAGGTTAGATACTTTTGCCGTTGCTGAGCAAGAGCAAACATTTTATGTTGGCACTAACGATCCCTTAGTATTGGGCAGGCTCAGACGGGAAATTTTACAACAATATAAGCATTTACCAGAGGTGGGCGAATACTTACACAAAGATATTTTCGATATCTCTGCCCAGTATGGCAAAGACACATTTTTGAGTGTGAAACACTTAGGCACGGATCGTTTACCTAAGTTGTTTGCATTAAAAGGCCGAATAGATGCCGTGTGTAAATCGTTACCCTTTGTGTCTTCTCATTTAAGTGATTGGCTTATGCAACTTGCCAGTCGATTTTTTCCGCAACATTTACCGCCGCGTATTTTGCAATATCGAGCCAAATACGATCATCACTTAATTTTGAAAATGAGCGAGCAAGGTATTGCAGAAGCGAGAACTCATTTGACTGGCTTTTTTGCCGAGCAAGAAGGTGACTTTTTTGAATGTGATGCACAAGAAACACAAGCTGCCGTTTTAAACCGTTTTGCAGCCGCAGGTGCTGCTATGCGCTACCATACCTTATATCAAAAAGACGTAGGTGATTTATTGTCGTTAGATATAGCACTAAGACGGGATGATATTGACTGGTTAGAACAACTTCCGGAAGCATTGGAACAACAGCTTGAAATGAAGCTCTACTATGGGCACTTTTTCTGTCACGTTTTTCATCAGGATTACATTTTGAAAAAAGGTGCAGATCCTAAAGAAGTGAAGAAAAGCATGCTTGAATTGCTCAATAAACGCGGCGTTAAATACCCTGCTGAGCATAATGTGGGCCATTTGTATGAAGCAGAGCAAACTCTTAAAGACTTTTATTTAACTCTCGACCCAACCAATACATTCAACCCCGGTATTGGTAAAACTGAAAAAAACCAGCGTAATTGTAGTTGCCAACATTAA
- a CDS encoding GNAT family N-acetyltransferase encodes MIIRKALESDVQSIYTMRNRAIIEKCIGFYSSSQLALWTQGDISEALINDIVANFYVSLFKDRVIGCGKVNLETGMIDAIFVDPDNFGQGAAKSMLVFLECRALENGLELLQLESTLNAASFYRACGFVGDEVSTYHSPRGIRLDCIPMRKSL; translated from the coding sequence ATGATAATCAGGAAAGCGCTAGAGTCTGACGTTCAATCTATTTACACCATGAGAAACCGAGCTATTATTGAAAAATGCATCGGATTTTACAGCTCATCGCAGTTGGCATTATGGACACAAGGCGACATCTCTGAGGCATTGATTAATGATATTGTAGCGAACTTCTATGTTTCGCTATTCAAGGATCGTGTTATCGGATGCGGTAAAGTTAATCTTGAAACGGGCATGATAGACGCTATTTTTGTCGACCCTGACAATTTTGGACAAGGGGCTGCAAAGTCAATGTTGGTATTTCTTGAATGCCGAGCCTTGGAGAACGGTCTTGAATTATTACAACTCGAATCCACGCTAAATGCCGCATCATTTTATCGCGCCTGTGGTTTTGTTGGTGATGAAGTGTCAACTTATCATTCACCGCGGGGGATCCGTTTGGATTGTATTCCAATGCGAAAGTCGTTGTAA
- the trmY gene encoding tRNA (pseudouridine(54)-N(1))-methyltransferase TrmY, translated as MRAFVVRARAAPVDSQQFVASIGQEAHTEILAHTLMNTIFVAQSHRDDVIVYLVLESTQDFSRTICFRSGELGHIGGFHEQNLTNKIAKALTASKGMTKEQLRVVEPGITVRTVSFEKLVQELAEEYQLYMLEKKGTPVRDIEFAHNPCFLLTDHIPMPKKSFNSLKRLGTQHINLGPKMLFASQCVVLIHNELDIRL; from the coding sequence ATGCGCGCTTTTGTAGTTCGAGCCAGAGCGGCTCCAGTTGATAGTCAGCAGTTTGTGGCGAGTATAGGCCAAGAGGCCCATACTGAAATTTTAGCCCATACCTTAATGAACACCATCTTTGTGGCCCAGTCTCATCGGGATGATGTTATTGTTTATTTAGTATTAGAAAGCACCCAAGATTTTTCTCGCACCATCTGTTTCCGTTCAGGTGAACTGGGTCATATAGGCGGCTTCCATGAGCAAAATTTAACCAATAAAATTGCCAAAGCCTTAACCGCGTCAAAGGGCATGACGAAAGAGCAATTGCGTGTGGTTGAGCCCGGCATTACGGTACGCACTGTGAGTTTTGAAAAGCTAGTGCAAGAGTTAGCCGAAGAATATCAACTGTATATGTTGGAGAAAAAAGGCACCCCAGTGCGTGACATAGAGTTTGCACATAATCCTTGTTTTCTACTCACCGATCATATTCCTATGCCTAAAAAGAGCTTTAATAGCTTAAAGCGACTCGGTACTCAACATATAAACTTAGGGCCAAAAATGCTATTCGCGTCTCAATGCGTGGTGTTAATCCATAATGAGTTAGATATACGGTTGTAA
- a CDS encoding DUF805 domain-containing protein yields MDWYVKVLKQYFDFSGRARRKEYWMFALISMIISIVLTLLDMGVGLYSELYGAGLLSSIYSLAIVIPSIAVSVRRLHDTDHSGWWLLLMFIPLLGALILLVVMCFNSKDDNEYGPNPKAEPNLGESDDLAV; encoded by the coding sequence ATGGATTGGTATGTAAAGGTTTTAAAACAGTATTTCGATTTTAGCGGCCGAGCACGTCGTAAAGAATACTGGATGTTTGCACTGATCAGCATGATCATTAGTATTGTGCTGACCTTATTGGATATGGGTGTGGGCTTATACAGTGAACTTTATGGTGCTGGATTATTGAGTTCTATTTATTCACTCGCCATCGTCATTCCAAGCATCGCAGTGAGTGTTCGTCGTCTTCACGATACTGACCATTCTGGTTGGTGGTTATTATTAATGTTTATCCCGCTGCTTGGTGCATTAATTCTGCTCGTCGTGATGTGCTTTAACAGTAAAGATGATAACGAATACGGCCCGAATCCAAAAGCAGAACCAAACCTTGGTGAGAGTGATGACTTAGCCGTTTAA
- a CDS encoding DUF808 domain-containing protein yields MAGASLLTLLDDIATILDDVAAMSKVAARKTAGVLGDDLALNAQQVSGVASERELPVVFAVAMGSFRNKVILVPMAMLISAFIPWAITPLLMFGGLFLCYEGFEKVYHSLTHKRVPVVDDDAVVAKAKADIEDLAAFEKEKIKGAIRTDFVLSAEIIAISLGVAAHMDLMGQFLTLCVIAIVITIGVYGLVAGIVKIDDLGLYLAQRKPSGIGHKLGLGLVSAAPYLMKILTFVGTIAMFMVGGGILTHGIHLVSEWIAHAETLVSQVSVVGGFLGLLTPSVLNALFGVVAGGLAVLVINGVTKLMPSKT; encoded by the coding sequence ATGGCAGGTGCCAGTTTATTAACCCTATTAGATGATATTGCCACTATTTTGGATGATGTAGCGGCAATGAGCAAAGTGGCGGCACGCAAAACCGCTGGTGTTCTGGGTGATGATTTAGCGTTAAATGCGCAGCAAGTATCGGGTGTTGCCTCTGAGCGAGAGCTTCCTGTCGTGTTTGCCGTCGCCATGGGGTCGTTTCGCAATAAAGTCATTTTGGTGCCGATGGCCATGCTGATCAGTGCGTTTATTCCATGGGCTATTACTCCTTTATTGATGTTTGGTGGTTTGTTTTTATGTTATGAGGGCTTTGAAAAGGTCTATCATTCACTAACACATAAGCGTGTACCAGTGGTCGATGACGATGCGGTGGTTGCCAAAGCAAAAGCTGATATCGAAGACTTAGCAGCATTCGAAAAAGAAAAAATAAAAGGGGCGATTCGCACCGACTTTGTCTTATCCGCTGAAATTATCGCAATTAGTTTAGGTGTTGCTGCACACATGGACCTAATGGGGCAATTTTTAACCTTATGCGTTATTGCCATTGTGATTACGATAGGCGTATACGGCCTAGTGGCAGGGATTGTTAAAATTGATGACCTTGGTTTGTATCTTGCTCAACGTAAGCCCAGTGGAATAGGGCATAAATTGGGATTAGGATTAGTATCTGCAGCCCCTTACTTAATGAAAATTCTCACATTTGTCGGTACTATTGCCATGTTTATGGTTGGTGGCGGTATTTTAACTCACGGTATTCATCTGGTATCTGAATGGATTGCGCATGCAGAAACGCTGGTAAGCCAAGTGAGTGTTGTAGGTGGCTTTTTAGGGTTATTAACCCCAAGCGTGTTGAATGCACTATTTGGTGTTGTTGCTGGTGGTTTAGCGGTATTAGTGATCAATGGTGTGACTAAGCTAATGCCCTCTAAAACCTAG